In Candidatus Cloacimonadota bacterium, the sequence TCTCAGATTATCTTATCTGCTTTAACCACAACTGGCATATTTGTAGCAATTTTTGGAGATAAAACTTGGGTCGGGATCATTTCGGCGATAATATCAACTATCCTTTTAATCTTAAACGCCTATACTAAAAAATAGGGAAGCATACGGGACGCTGGTTACTTGTTAACTTGCCTTAAGACTTCTCATTCGCTTA encodes:
- a CDS encoding SLATT domain-containing protein, which codes for MNDISKNQIVEAQIRECYGRVVWTHKTHEKCSDILEKRNSRIKLSQIILSALTTTGIFVAIFGDKTWVGIISAIISTILLILNAYTKK